The nucleotide sequence ACTTAATAATACCTCCGGATATGCGGCTTCATGTCGTCGAAGCCATCCGTCAATATGCAGAGGAAGGCAAGCCCATCCCGGCTGGTGAATTGCACCTGATGCGCAAAGATGGGACATCAGTCCCAGTCTATTCAAGTCATGTCATGCAAACCACGAGCAAAGGTGACATTGAACTATTTTGCCTTGATGTCGATCTAACAGAGCTAGATGTTGTAAGGAAAGAATTGATATCAGCAAAGGACAAGGCTGAAGCATCGAGCATGGCAAAGAGTGAATTTCTTGCAAACATGAGTCATGAGATTCGTACGCCACTAAATGGCATCCTGGGCATGCTTCAACTTCTTGAAACAACAACAATAAGTGACGAGCAAAAAGAATATCTCCTTGGAGCGATCAAGTCTTCCAAGAGGTTGACACGACTTCTGTCTGACATACTTGACTTATCAAAAATTGAATCGAAACGCACCACCATTGATCAAGTTGAATTTGACATAGAAGAGGTTGTCCGATCAGTTTCTGAAGCGTTTTCGATTTCAATCAAAGAAAATGGACTATCTTTCAGGACAGTTCTTGACAACAATATTCCTCGGCGACTAATTGGCGACGAAACACGAATGAGGCAAATACTATTCAATATTGTTGGGAATGCTATAAAGTTCACTCCTACTGGAAAAATTGAAGTGGAACTGTCACTTCTTTCGCATCACACCAACAAGTCATGTCGCGTTCTTGTGTCTGTAGCCGACACGGGGATAGGAATTCCCGCCGACAGATTGAAGGATATCTTGGAGCCATTTACACAGGTGGATGGCTCATATATTCGATCAAAACAAGGTGCAGGTCTAGGTCTAGCAATAGTCAGAAAACTTGTTGCGCTTTTAGGTGGCAATATTTGCATAGATAGCGAGCTAGGTGCGGGGACAACTTTCTATGTTGTATTTAATTTTCAATGCACGACCGAATCGTTTGCCGCAATAGACAAATATGGTCCTGCATCAAGGGAGAGAGTTAATTTAAATTATAATATTCTCGTTGTTGAAGACGAACAAATAAACAGAATCGTTACCTGCAAGATTCTAAACAAGATTGGCTGCAAAACGGCAACGGCCGTCGATGGGCAGGGGGCGCTAGATATGCTTGCTCATTCTGATTATGATTTAATTTTGATGGATATCCAGATGCCAATCATGGACGGTGTTGCTGCGACAAAAGCCATAAGAAGCCTTCCAAGATTTCAATCAAAGTCAAAGATTCCGATAATAGCAATGACCGCGCATGCAATGCTAGGGGACCGGAAATCATTCTTGGCTGCGGGAATGGATGACTATGTAGCCAAACCATTTAAGAACACGGAGCTTATTGAGGCGATCATGAGGGTAAAGGGAAAAGAATTATAATGAGTCTGTTCAGCAAGTTCAAAGTCCGGCTCAGCCCAAAGGGGGTGGGGCTAGGATCGCGTCCGCGTTTGGACATGTACTCCTTGCATCTGATGGCAAGAGACGCTCTCCGCCGGGCCGGGCTAGATGCGCGTGCAGAAGAACTGCACCATCGCGCCCTTGGTGTGTGGTGCCTTTGGGTTAATGATTGAGTTAGTGGAAGATTTTGTGGAACTGAGGTGGCCGCAGATATCACACTCAAGCAAACAAATTTATGCGATGAAAAAAACTACCATAATCTTCCGCCATAGTGGTAATCCTTACGATCTCTACTTAATTACCATGGCAGCATTGCGCAAGGACGGTCTCAAGGATCAGGTGCGAGAACTTCAGAAGCGAAGTCTGGACGCTCAGTCATTCCACGAAATGCTGACCTTGGTGCTGGAATACGTTGACGTGGACCAAGTATAGGAGACGTCGTCAGTGTCGAGGGCAATCCGTCACCGTCGCTGACGCTATTACCTAACCGGGGATACGACTCCAACGCGTTTATCGTCAGTGATTGCCTTTATCTGGCTGCAATTATACGGCTATTGTGAACAGCTCACAGTCTTGTGATATGCAATTATTTATAGATGAATATAAATTATCTAAATACAATAACATTACCATTCAGGATCTATAGTTGTCACTCCAAACAGTGCTACATTATTTTTACCAGTTCCTTTGACGTCATACATGGCTTTGTCCGCACAATTTAAAAGATCATCGGACGACATCCCAACTTGATATTCAGCAACACCAATAGATACTGTAAACCGAATGGAATTTTCCGCTAGCTTTCCATTAAGCCGTGGCCTAAATTCATAATTTTGAACTGCCAAGCGTATTGCGTCAGAGTGTAGCAAGGCTTCGTCAACAGAAACATTACATACAACAACTAGTTCATCTCCACCATATCGCGCAGCAAACCATCCAAACTTTTCGGAATGCGCACTTATAATTTTAGCCAAAGTCCTCAAGACATCATCACCAACCTGATGCCCATGTGCATCATTTACCTGTTTAAAGTTGTCAATATCGAGCATCAAAAGAGCAAGGGAATTATTGTCTGTCTGATTTTGCTGGATAGCACTCTTTAGGTATGATTCTAGATATCTGCGATTATGAAGTGGCGCAAGGAGCGGATCAACATTAACAGTTTGCTCAAGAAGCCGAGCTTTTCTTTCCCACTCATTAGCCTTTTCCCTGTAATGCATTAACATGTTTTTCAGCAAACCTTTCAGCCTAGGCCTTAGAGCGTCCAAGTCTTCAGAATCCGAAAGTATTTCCAAGGTATCACGACCAAACGTATTTATCAATTTTCCACGTTCTTTTTCTGACATCAATGATTCATCAAGGAACTCATTGACAACTGATGCCAAAGAAGACGTGATCTTCTTTTGCGACTCAAGCTTTTCTTCAGCCGAGACCGTCACCTGATTGTTTGCTATAAAACCTTCAAGGTCATTAACAATCTGCTCAAAATGTTGAGGCGATGGATCTTTTTTCGACAACCTCTCAAACACATTTCGTTGCATTGCGGATTTCTGTTCATCAGTAAAAATTGAAAAGTTTGCAACCAAGTTCCTGACAAACAGGACAACAGCAAGCCATGACGGTTTACTTCCACATCCAATCCTATGCATTTCGGAGCATAATTTTTTAATCGCGCACGAGTCACTTGGACAGTTATTCGACATATCCTTCCTCTACAAAGTAGCGATTCGAAAATATATTCATTAACCCAAACACACTGTCTGCACAAGTACAGTAGCCCGGCAATACTTAACTCGTCGAGACCGCCAGAGGGAGGCCTACATCAGCCAATATGCCGCCAATGGACAGCTAACGAGACAGTGGCTAGCCTGCCATCAAGTTGCCAAAGAAATGTGCTACCATTTCGCTAAATATAAAATATACGTCAAAACAGCTAACAACCCAGAGCTTTGAGTTTATCATTACACGCTCCTCCTCGCAATTTCTCAATTAGTCGAGCCAAGACTTGAGATTGTTCTGACAGAGCAGCCACTGAACGAGAAGAGTGCTGCATGGTTTCACTCATCTCTGTTGAAATCGTTTCGATATGCGAAATTGATCGACTAATTTCGTCGCTAGAGGCAGACTGCTGTTCAGCTGCTATAGCGATTGAGCGCACTTGATCTGAAGTGGCGTTAACCATGGCGACAATCTCATCAAGGGCCTTACCAGAGCGGTCGGCAAGGGCCGTGGCCTGGGCAATTTTCTCTACCGCGACGTTGACATGCCCCACATTGTTTTTAGCAACCTCTTGGACGCCGTAGATGGCCTGAGCCACTTCCTTGGTGGTGATCATCGTTTTCTCGGCAAGCTTGCGCACCTCATCAGCGACTACAGCAAAGCCACGACCAGCATCGCCAGCTCTAGCGGCCTCAATCGCTGCATTGAGTGCCAATAAGTTGGTCTGGTCTGCAATGTCGGAAATAACTTCTAAAACGCGACCAATCTCTTCAGCTTTCTTGCCGAGCACAGTCATATCTGCCTTTAGTTCTCCGGCTTGGCGTTCTACCTCAGTGATGCTATTTACTACATGAGCGACAACTTCACCGCCTTCCTTCGCTTTTATGCGCGCTTGATCTGAAGTCGTGGCCGCATTGGATGCATTTTTGGCTACCTCCAGCACAGCGGTATTCATCTCTGTCATCGACGTTGCTGTTTCAGACACGTGACGGGCTTGTGATTGTGCTCCGTGGCTGGCATGGTCGATTTGTTCGTTAAGTTCTTCAGACGCACCGTTAACCACGTCCGCGACGTGAGCGGTCTCCTCAGCTATGCGAAGAAGTGTTTGCTGTTGTTCTAGCATGAGTTGTTTTGCACTTTCGTCTGCCGTCATGTCGATCATAATGCCGATAACTCCAGCGACATTACCATTGGCGTCAAAAAGTGGAGAAATAGAGTAGTTTAACGGCACATCCTGACGGCCTGGACGGGTGATAACTAGCCTGCCTGTCAATGGCCTACGCTCGGCCACTACAGTAGAAGTTATGGTTTCTCGTTCTTCACCATAAAAAGCGGTAGCCACATTAATAGTTCCAATTCGAGATTGATCGAGCATTAATATGTCAGAAAGAACTTTATTGCAGTAATTAATTATGTTTTTTGTGTCGCAAGTAAAAAAAGGAACAGATATCCCATCTAGAACACTTTTTTGATACTGAATTTGATCTTTAATAACCCCCACAGTGGCCGACAAGTTTGCAGCCAACCGTGCCAGTTCGTCATTTCCACTCACTTGAAAAACAGCACTAAAATCACCTGATCCAACCGCATCACTCGCCCTCGCAAGAACACCTACCTTCTTAATTACAGATTGCTTCATAAATAAAATCAAACAGCCAAGTAGGCCCGTCATTGAAGCAAGCGAAATAATAGCAGTATAAACTTTAAAATCGTTCACGGAATCAAAGCTAGTTGTAACATCTTGAGTCATAATTGTAGCACCCAAAATAGGTGCGCTCTTCCCATGGCAGTGATAACAAGACGGCTCATTCATAATGCTTTTAGCCTCAAAAAATATCGGCTTCTCTCCAACATGAAGAACCGCTGTTTCAACCCCTTTTTTTTCAAGAACTTTAGAGATTATTGCATCCGCACCTCCAGAAGCATAAACTTCGCGGATATTTTTACGAATTTGTGAGTCAATTGTGCTGTAAGTAATTATTCCACGAAAGTCGCTCACTGACATGTTAACTCTCTTGAATTCATGGGCTATATCCTTGAACTTTTGCTTGGTCATCTCATCGTTACCTTCAGCCATAGGCGTCATCATAGCTAACCGCGCCATCCGTTCCAAGCGCGAACAGGCTAAAGTCATTTCAGCAATAACCCCATTTTCTTGAAGCCTTGCAGAAACAAAAAACAGACTTATAAAAAATATGGTTGCGAGAAAACTCATCAAGACGACTATCTTGGCATTAAGGGATCTTTTTAAAAAATTCATACGCCCTCCTAGAAAGCGTCAATTAATGAGCGCCAGCGTATTTGAGAGGTTTAAATCCAAAGGATCTAACCCGCTCTTCATTGTGGCAAACTTTGCAACTCTCTAAAGTTGGATTGCGGACAATTAATTTAGCATCTCCTCCCGAGTTGACGTGGGAAGAGCCGGGGCCATGGCAGACTTCGCAGCCTGAATTAGCTAGCTCTGGAGTCTTTTCAATCGAAACAAACCCCCCAGGCCTCCCGTATCCTGTAGTATGGCAGCCGTAGCACTCGACAAGCTCTAGAGGGGTAAGTTTATCTGCCAATATTTTAATACTTTTGTATGAACTTGCTTTTTTTGCATAACTATTGTAAGATTTAAATTGATCGGAATGACATTCGCCACAAGCCTTAGAACCAACAAAAATAGCCTCCTCTGCGAGGACTATCCCTGGAAAAAATAGGGATAACGCAGCCAATGCACTTAGAATAACATTCTGCATTGATCTCTCCTCCGTTATCGAACCATGATTATGACTTAGGATTGTCCATCAAAGATCATCAAACATACACAACAATATGAAAACGATATCATTTAAAGAAGCTAATTATTGAAAACAAAAACGCCATGATCCAATGACTAGCTAACCAGTCGAGGAGTCATGGCGGCTCGGCTGCCTCAACCGTGAGGCCCGTGGCTTTCCGTACGCACCCGCCTCACGACGGGGTTGGCTTTACAGACTTGTTTCAACGCTTGCATATCACCTTTGACAAACTTTTTCCACCAAATACACACAGAACTGGCACTGAAAACCTCTCAAGCCACTGGGTGCTCACAAGGCGAAGCCACTCCGTGATCATCGTGGAGCCACCCAGGGGCACTCATCCGGACCAATGCGCTAGGCATGTCCAAAATCGAAACGGAGACAGCAATGCCGCTCTATGCCATACCCGGACAGAATCCGCTTGAAATTCGGCACCTGGTGCTTGATTACAACGGCACCCTGGCTGCGGACGGGACGCTTGTGACCAGAGTGCCGAACGATTGAGTGAAATTGCCGTCCCACCGCACAATCTGTTAATCCACGTGGTCACCGCCGACACCATGGGCACGGTCAAGCGCCAGCTCCATGATTTACCCTGCGAGCTTTCCATCCTTGGCCCGGACAGGCAGGATAAGGCCAAGCTTGACTTCATTCAGGGCCTCGGGGTTGAGTAAGCGGTTGCCATCGGTAACGGTCAAAATGGCCACCTGATGATGGCCGCAGCCGCCTTGGGCATTGCGGTCATTGGGGAGGAAGGGGCGGCAACTCAGACGATCTTGACGTCCCGTGTGGTGTGCCGTGACATTATCTCCGCCTTGGATCTGCTGCTCAAACCCAAACGACTCGCCGCCACCTTGCGATGTTGATGGCCGACTGGGACATGCCGCCACATCTTGAGAGCAGTTACCCCCAGCCCGAGGACGTCGAAAATGGTAAATGACGCATGGAGCGAGAACAGAACAGGGACCAGATTCACTGCCGAATCGGAGCCGTCCATGGGTGGCAACCATTTTCGCTGCCCTCTTCGCCCCCGGGGAACGCTGCTGAGTGATCCACAACCTGGAGCCAAGCTACACCCACCCAGATAATTTTTGTTCAGTTCTTCAGAACAATAGGACAATTTCGATGCAAACCATGCCTGCCATGACCGCTTTACTTGCTGCTCACGCTTTTCATGATGATACAATACCGACTTTTGAACGGGTTACAGCTACTCAGATCCCATCATCTTGGACCAAACTTCTTTGCGGAACATCAAGCATGACCATAGCATTATCAAAATGTTACGGCGAAGAAGTTGCTCTCACCCTACTCGGTGACGATATACTAGTCCCTGAAAAAATTTTAGACCGCGCTGTCGTTTTATCTGGTAGGCAGACTAAAAAACCATTTGCACTCGCTGGCCTCCGCATTCATTTAGAACGCTTCGCGCCACATGTTCGAGTTCGTTTTGTAGAAGCAGTCATCCCTTTCGGAAAAATACTACAAGAGGAAGGAATATCATTCACCTCGGAGCCTGCATGTTTCTTTCAGACATCATCCAACGCTCTACTCTCTCGAGAACTAAAAATTTCTGAAGGAATAACGCTGTTCGGTCGAATGAACGACATCAAAAGCAACGAACGCATTCAAATTGCCGAAGTTGTTGAAATCTTAGTAGAGCCTCAATGCTTTGAGTAGATGCGGCCCCCATAGTGAAAACGTGGACCAAGTTCGAAGCCGAGCCGGGTCCCGGCCAAGCACAACTGGCCCTTGACGTCCGATCCTTCCCAACGACGGTCGATGAACAGGTGGTGGTTAGTTGGTTCGTCCAAAAGACCTTAGATAGCCCGTAATGCACACAGGAGATCGTCAACTTCTCTACGTAAAACTGCAATCGCTTCTGCAGCACCTTGAATAGAACCACTCCGACCAACAGCATCAAGTTTAATTGCAGCCTGAAACGCTTGGCCAGTATCGAAATTTCCGATTTCACTCTTGAATCCGTGTGCATTTTCGTGAATAGCTTGCGGAGAATTCGCAACTAACGCATCCTGAAAATTTAAAAATCGCGTTTCTGCAATTTTAGCAAAACTTTCTACTAAGTCCGTAAAAAATTCACGGTCATTGTCGAAGCGAGCCAACACACTTTCTGAATTGATAGACAAATTAAAACATGAAAATTCATTACTCGTTTCTTCTTGTTTGTTGCGGATGGGCGAAGCCCATTTCGCAAGTTTCTCTGCAAGCATACCGGGATCAAGCGGCTTAGAGAGGTAATCATTCATACCCGCATCAAGACATCGCTCTCGATCCGACTGCATGGCATGGGCTGTTAGCGCAATTATTGGTACGGGGTTCTCGCAATGAGCATCAAGTTCGCGAATGCGACGGGTAGCCTCAATGCCATCCATGACGGGCATCTGAACGTCCATGAGAATAGCATCAAATTTACGTCTCTCCCAAAGTGTCACTGCGTCTTGACCATTTTCGACTATGGTAAACGAGTGCCCCATTTTGTGGAGCACATGGCTGATGACCCTCTGGTTTACGGGCGAATCTTCTGCCACCATGATATCAAGGCCCTCGCCAAGCGGCACTGTTTCTATACTAGACTCCACTTGAAATTGTGTCATCTTAACGGCATGACCGAGAGAGATTAGCACGCAATCTAGGACGTGAGATGGATCGAACGGCTTAAGCAGGAAATCCTTCACAATCGAGGGGGCGATTCCCCCTTCGAGTTCGATTTGGCTGGACGATATAAGGATAAAAGCGGGAGGATGACTGCCGCAAAGTTTCTCGACTCGTTGAGCCAAGGCCAATCCGTCTATCCCCGGCATTTGCAGATCACTTAGCAAAAGACGGATAGGGTTTCCTTGGGCTTCGTGTTCTTTGAGTATGGTTAAGGCCTCAAATCCATCCTTAGCCTCTTCAACTAAAGCTTTCCATCCTGCGAGCAGCTCGCGAAGAATCGCACGATTTGTTGCGTGGTCGTCTACTACCAGCACGTTTAAACCGTCGAGTACACTGCTGTCAGGAACCCAGTAGGCTCTTGGAGCTTGCTCAGCCACGGCCAAACCAATCTCGAAAAAAAACTCACTGCCCTTGCCCAGAATGCTCTCCACGGACAGCTGTCCGCCCATAAGTTCAATCAAATGTGACGAGATCGCTAGGCCAAGGCCAGTCCCGCCAAATCGACGAGTAAGTGAACTATCAACTTGTTCGAATGGTTTGAAAATAATTTCCTGTTGCTGAGGAGACATGCCGATACCTGTGTCTTTGACGCTAAAACGTATATATGCCACTCCATCGCTTTCCGATAAAAAATCAACACAAACCGCAACTTCACCACGTTCTGTAAACTTGATGGCGTTGCCAACCAAGTTGTTAATAACCTGCTGTAGGCGCGCAGGGTCTCCTCGTAAGAACACTGGCATGTGAGGCGAAACAACCAGAATCAACTCAACGCCCTTCTGCTGGCAGGCAATTGTCAAGGGCCTTAATGTCATGTTTAGAACTCGGCGCAAATCGAACTCAATAATTTCTAAAGAGAACTTACCAGCATCAATCTTAGAAAAGTCAAGAATATCGTTAATGACGGCCATGAGAGTGTTTGCCGAGTAATGGACCGTCCTAACAAACTCAAGCTGCTTGTCACTCAGTCGTGTGCCCAGCAAAAGATTACACATTCCTATAATTCCATTCATTGGAGTGCGAATCTCGTGGCTGGTATTGGCTAGGAAGGCACTTTTCGCGCGACTGCCAGATTCAGCGGCTTCCTTAGCCTTCTGCAAGACGTCATTCATTCGCGACTGTTCATCAAGCCTGCCAGCCAGTTTCATGCGATCCGAGTTGGCCCGCATCAATTGCCATAGCCCAGCAAGCAGGGCCAACGAAAAGCCTCCCGCCACAAAGGTCATCATCCACGGCGAGACGCTTCCCAGCACATCAGAGGTTCTGGCCACGCTCACAAGGCCCA is from Solidesulfovibrio magneticus RS-1 and encodes:
- a CDS encoding GGDEF domain-containing protein, translating into MSNNCPSDSCAIKKLCSEMHRIGCGSKPSWLAVVLFVRNLVANFSIFTDEQKSAMQRNVFERLSKKDPSPQHFEQIVNDLEGFIANNQVTVSAEEKLESQKKITSSLASVVNEFLDESLMSEKERGKLINTFGRDTLEILSDSEDLDALRPRLKGLLKNMLMHYREKANEWERKARLLEQTVNVDPLLAPLHNRRYLESYLKSAIQQNQTDNNSLALLMLDIDNFKQVNDAHGHQVGDDVLRTLAKIISAHSEKFGWFAARYGGDELVVVCNVSVDEALLHSDAIRLAVQNYEFRPRLNGKLAENSIRFTVSIGVAEYQVGMSSDDLLNCADKAMYDVKGTGKNNVALFGVTTIDPEW
- a CDS encoding response regulator, which encodes MSDQKNSQFHGSTAPPSSREVPSGGGQSSSLVWGGALLLVLVFGALIAFNYSSLSKREKSALDDFENATLNMSSTLDYFFYERNNDILDIADSRQVLTYFENKALGMSVEYGLLASRLAISELFEKIINDRSLGGEQIYDAVALVDNEGEQIASAQHLAEGATQPNQDYWKKFVSSDADTKLIVDTSAYPGSVILLQNVVVKDQPHGHILARIPLKNLLSHLFKPFARPGRITLGVVWKRASVASLGGDFAPGQLAAVLAILAQPSFKQVTLNNDIAKKLKAKSCLAMWATVGDFPLGLVSVARTSDVLGSVSPWMMTFVAGGFSLALLAGLWQLMRANSDRMKLAGRLDEQSRMNDVLQKAKEAAESGSRAKSAFLANTSHEIRTPMNGIIGMCNLLLGTRLSDKQLEFVRTVHYSANTLMAVINDILDFSKIDAGKFSLEIIEFDLRRVLNMTLRPLTIACQQKGVELILVVSPHMPVFLRGDPARLQQVINNLVGNAIKFTERGEVAVCVDFLSESDGVAYIRFSVKDTGIGMSPQQQEIIFKPFEQVDSSLTRRFGGTGLGLAISSHLIELMGGQLSVESILGKGSEFFFEIGLAVAEQAPRAYWVPDSSVLDGLNVLVVDDHATNRAILRELLAGWKALVEEAKDGFEALTILKEHEAQGNPIRLLLSDLQMPGIDGLALAQRVEKLCGSHPPAFILISSSQIELEGGIAPSIVKDFLLKPFDPSHVLDCVLISLGHAVKMTQFQVESSIETVPLGEGLDIMVAEDSPVNQRVISHVLHKMGHSFTIVENGQDAVTLWERRKFDAILMDVQMPVMDGIEATRRIRELDAHCENPVPIIALTAHAMQSDRERCLDAGMNDYLSKPLDPGMLAEKLAKWASPIRNKQEETSNEFSCFNLSINSESVLARFDNDREFFTDLVESFAKIAETRFLNFQDALVANSPQAIHENAHGFKSEIGNFDTGQAFQAAIKLDAVGRSGSIQGAAEAIAVLRREVDDLLCALRAI
- a CDS encoding cytochrome c family protein, with the translated sequence MQNVILSALAALSLFFPGIVLAEEAIFVGSKACGECHSDQFKSYNSYAKKASSYKSIKILADKLTPLELVECYGCHTTGYGRPGGFVSIEKTPELANSGCEVCHGPGSSHVNSGGDAKLIVRNPTLESCKVCHNEERVRSFGFKPLKYAGAH
- a CDS encoding PocR ligand-binding domain-containing protein — protein: MTDSEKTSRRIESQLVNFAQTPIHDKGLFQIVLSCLPMPYLLVDVDERVIQTNQACLDMLKIDGSVESCYEKKLSEVFYNDPMHPTVVGKSISENKIFRDIEVHTIDRHGSELQIVANVFPLYDLNSTCIGGMCIYVDTTERKRTEEALERRLVALTRPLDGSEGVQFEDMFNLVDIQRLQDEFANATRVASIITRPDGTPITNPSNFCRLCRDIIRSTERGRANCFRSDAMLGKLSTSGPTIRPCMSGGLWDAGAGISVGGRHIANWLIGQVRDVSHTEKQMRDYAKRIGADEDEVVEAFQDVPSMTTERFRQIAQVLFTLTKQLSSMAYQNVQQARFISDRKRAEDAVKLSEERFKKLFDNVDSVAVQGYDRNRKVIYWNNASEKIYGYKQNEAIGVHLEDLIIPPDMRLHVVEAIRQYAEEGKPIPAGELHLMRKDGTSVPVYSSHVMQTTSKGDIELFCLDVDLTELDVVRKELISAKDKAEASSMAKSEFLANMSHEIRTPLNGILGMLQLLETTTISDEQKEYLLGAIKSSKRLTRLLSDILDLSKIESKRTTIDQVEFDIEEVVRSVSEAFSISIKENGLSFRTVLDNNIPRRLIGDETRMRQILFNIVGNAIKFTPTGKIEVELSLLSHHTNKSCRVLVSVADTGIGIPADRLKDILEPFTQVDGSYIRSKQGAGLGLAIVRKLVALLGGNICIDSELGAGTTFYVVFNFQCTTESFAAIDKYGPASRERVNLNYNILVVEDEQINRIVTCKILNKIGCKTATAVDGQGALDMLAHSDYDLILMDIQMPIMDGVAATKAIRSLPRFQSKSKIPIIAMTAHAMLGDRKSFLAAGMDDYVAKPFKNTELIEAIMRVKGKEL
- a CDS encoding methyl-accepting chemotaxis protein; translated protein: MNFLKRSLNAKIVVLMSFLATIFFISLFFVSARLQENGVIAEMTLACSRLERMARLAMMTPMAEGNDEMTKQKFKDIAHEFKRVNMSVSDFRGIITYSTIDSQIRKNIREVYASGGADAIISKVLEKKGVETAVLHVGEKPIFFEAKSIMNEPSCYHCHGKSAPILGATIMTQDVTTSFDSVNDFKVYTAIISLASMTGLLGCLILFMKQSVIKKVGVLARASDAVGSGDFSAVFQVSGNDELARLAANLSATVGVIKDQIQYQKSVLDGISVPFFTCDTKNIINYCNKVLSDILMLDQSRIGTINVATAFYGEERETITSTVVAERRPLTGRLVITRPGRQDVPLNYSISPLFDANGNVAGVIGIMIDMTADESAKQLMLEQQQTLLRIAEETAHVADVVNGASEELNEQIDHASHGAQSQARHVSETATSMTEMNTAVLEVAKNASNAATTSDQARIKAKEGGEVVAHVVNSITEVERQAGELKADMTVLGKKAEEIGRVLEVISDIADQTNLLALNAAIEAARAGDAGRGFAVVADEVRKLAEKTMITTKEVAQAIYGVQEVAKNNVGHVNVAVEKIAQATALADRSGKALDEIVAMVNATSDQVRSIAIAAEQQSASSDEISRSISHIETISTEMSETMQHSSRSVAALSEQSQVLARLIEKLRGGACNDKLKALGC